A stretch of DNA from Manihot esculenta cultivar AM560-2 chromosome 7, M.esculenta_v8, whole genome shotgun sequence:
TATAAGTTGTACTTTGATCTAATAAAGTATTGTGAgatgtaaattatttaaatttaaaattaaataatggtaatctaataaaaaatatattattaataaaataaaaatttataatttaaataaaaaaataacatttaagaggtaaaatttactatattttagaggttatataatttattactttttaataaggggtcttttcattcattctaaTACTTTCCGATAGTATTTACATACACtgataaaaagaattaaaaagaattttttttagtgTGAAAATTTATCAAAGTATGGATCGATCAATCTAAATATGAAACGTCCATAtgaacaataaataaatataagaatttagcGGTCCAAAAAATATCATATCGGATAAAAagaacaaacaaataaaatctaCATCTTCCAATGAAGTGACAGATTTAAATACCGCTCTTATGGAATCATGAACGTAGATTTCACTGAGATAAGGAAATCCATCACCAACTATCTATTAATACCCATTGGACCCCTTGTCTTTTCCACCCACCACTTCCACTAGCAAGGCGGTGAAGCTCTTCTCATTTGCCCCTAAGCTCATGGGCAATGGCCATGTCCATTCTCCAGTGAGCTTCCGTCTTACTTGACTAGTGAGTTCCCAGGTGACTATGGATGGGATATTGTTGGTCTCTGTGCTGACTCAGAAACTTTTGTCAAGAACCGTGAGCTTGAAGTGATTCACTGCAGATGGGCTATGCTTGGAGCTCTTGGATGAATAAACAGTTTCTCCAGTATGAAATCTATAGGTTCTGCCTGGATAGCCCGTCAAAGGATCTGCTCTCATGTTCATGTTTGTCATTGGTACTTATGATAGTGGATACCATGTTTTGGACCAAGATTTCCATAGATTTGCTTGGTAGGATCACCATAAAAAAAAACCAAGTCTCATCATAGTAGCAAAATTATTTGAGACAGCCTTGTCAATATTCGACTCATCATAGTGGGACCAAGACTTCAGTGTGCTGGCCTAAGAATCACCAGCAATTGAGATCCATAcctatcaaattaaaaaaaattgcaatttCATTATAAATACTACGCCTCTTTTAAGGAAAAAATGCAATTAACAAGCAACCTGATAATCAACTTTAACAAGTAATTAGCATTTCAAGCATTACCTGCCAATATTGTGTAGCTGCAGCTTCTTCTGGTGTTTTGGTATAGTGTTGTCCATTGAAGAACTCATATACTGAATCACAGTCAGAAACTATGTATCTGCAAAAACCGAGCCGAATTCAAACCAGATGATCAACTATGAAACTCAAAATTCGGAGAATGAATATATACCCATTCAATTTCCATTCGCCTCGAATGACCCCAGAAAGAAGATTTGGATCAGCACATGTTGGCTTACCATTGACCTGATTGTAGGAACACATTACACTGGCAACATTACCATCAAGAACACAACTTCTAAATGGAGGTTGAAATGTATCTTCCATGTCTTGCTTTGTTACCTGAATTATCACAATTCAAAAGCacacaaaagaaaaataataaatggacTTCTAACCAGGGGCCTCTTAGCCTCTTCCCCATCTGGGATCACGAAAAATGTTTAACATTTGGCGACCAAAACGTCAAGCCTGTCAATCCTACGTTCTGCATGGCCCTTGCCTTCAGTAGAAAGTGCCTTGCAAAAAACAATTTCATCAAATGAATTGGAATCCGTTCACTAACTTTTAAACATCAAATGAGGAAATGGTACAGTGATTGTATACCTTTCCAATGGCTTGGAAAAGGACGAAAGCCTTGTAGCTGCAGGTAGGACATTGGAGAAATTTGTACCACGACCCACAAAAGAGACCAAGCCTCAGACCACCAGTTATAGTTGGGTATCCCTAGTCTACTCACACTTGCAGAAATTTGTACCATGACCCACAtgagaaaaaaaaggagagtTTTTATGTTTGAACTTCAGATTATATTGGGCTGTGATGATATGTAAATTGTTGTGATTTAATTCAAAGCATAATGTAATTTTTGCATGCTAAAAGTGCATCTTCTCTGCGACTGTCTTGTAAAAGAACTGTCATCTTCTACTCTGAAAGGATAAATTTCCCACAGAAAATTCCATGAAAATGAAACAATTACAGGTAGTTGAAATCAAATCGTCGCTATAGTTCTCAGGATCGTTCCTGTAATGGTTAAATGCAAGTTCTAAAGCACCATTCGATCCCTGCAAATGTTTTATCCATCAGAATAACAGTCAAGAATAGCATGTTAAATACAAATCTGACAAAATCGCAAAACAGAGGAACATTTTGAACCATCAGAACAGTCGAGATTATAATTGTAGTTGTATTGTAGATCATGCAGCCTGCAGGCTCATCTTTTGATTGACCGGTGATACTAGTAAGTTCTATTAGCTCAAAGCTTAGGTATAGCAACCTAATTAAGATAAAAATCAAGTAACCAGCTCTAGTCAATTGCCTGCTCATCAGGATTCAAGAATGTATATCCATTTCGAAACTGAAGAGGAATTGTCTCATCATCAACATCAAAGACACTAGGggagagaaaaaataatgaGTTGATGAATCATGATACTTGTAAATAATTTCAGGAAAGTTGTTGAATATGCAAAAAGCACGTCACATATGTTATGAATAAAATCTTATGTTAAGTCCCCCGGAGTCCTCAAGCCCCAAGAATTAtcctaaaatattaatttatgttCACTAGGTCACTGATTCAAAGTGAGATCTATAAAGATATCACTCTCAAATCCACCAGATATCATTGGACTAGGAGTGAATACTCGGTTATTTGCCATTCTAGAAAATTTGCATAGGCAAGATTGATAGCTTTACCTGTGTAAGGCCACAAGGCTCAAAGATAGATGGGATGACAGAACATGTCAGATGCTGCATAAATGGAATGAGAAAGAGGTTAATCATCTTCAATATCAGCCGAATGTGCTCATGATTCTGAAAGTGATTTGCGATACCTCAAATTCCCTCTACAAAAGAAATGAACAAGTAAACTAAAAGTATCTGTCCAGAGGAGTAAGCTTGGAACTGACAGAGGAGTAGGAAAAGGTGTACACCTTTCTGTGGCACCATTCTTGTTATGCAGCCCAagtattcaataaaatatgaaaGACTTCTAGGATTGGATGCACATTCACAAAGAAAATAACAAATATTCAAGAAAACTCCAAACAGAGAATCAAATGACCCATTCATATAGTTTTCCGTAGTtgtaaaatgtatgatcatgcaCTGTAAGAAAATTAAGGCAGAagcaaattttaaattagtcaTGGCAATTATGTCTGGTTTTTTGCCAGCTTGAAGAAGCAATTCAAGTGCAGCACGGCTGAAAAACGAAAAACGATAGAAATCATCATGTTCTCCGTAAAACTGCCCTCTCCAAAAGAACTTGTCAGGGTGTTGAGGCTCAATAAAGTAAACAGGAAGACCTGCGTGATTGAAACTCACAATCAAGATGAATAGCTTAAATAAATTGTGGAAAAAAAATTTAGCCTACCCTTAAATTGCCAATACCATCATATTGCATGCAGTCATATTTTGGCAGAATAATTTCCACAAGGTGTCCTCTCTTTTTTAGTGCTTTTCCAAGACCGGTCACAACATCTCCCAAGCCACCAACCTTTTAgcaaaaaataattcataattaatattagtGACAAAAATATGACAAGGAGAACACaacaagagaaaaaaaaggggaaggagaagaaatTAACTTTCCATGAACTCTACCAATATTCAGAATTATGCAAGCAGAACAACCATCTGAGATGAAATTTtgcaaattttaaataatttctatatatttaattaatcaaatttaacATCCTATAGTTGGTTCTCATGTTAAATACTTGCGTGGAAGATTGTAAGCACCTTCTTATTCATAGTCATCGATTTGGCTATTAAGATGTTCTGGAATTTAAAAAAGAGTGATTTGGTTATTAGAACTCGTAGTTGAAAAATGTGAAGAAGAAGATTTTGGTCACTAAGATATTTCTACCGTAAACCCAAATTTTTGCAAAAGAATGCAAATTAACCACATTAGTTGAATTATTGACTAATAATATTGAAACAAAGGAAATAagattttcttttcccttttcccATTATAAACCCCATAAACCAAGTCAAACATCTAAAAAGAGCTGGATGCAACTCAAGATTGTGTACAAGACCAAAACAATAACATGGCCAGTACAGAAAAACCTTCCCCTCCACCGGACAATTCAGGGAAGCTTGTAATCATTAAACAACAATTCCATAGGTAATCTAACAGCCATACTTGGTTCCTAATTCCTTGCTCATTCTTCAAAAGAGTCGTTAGTTTATTATGCAACTTTGAATCAAATTTTATAATCTCACATGAAAGGCCTTAGCTCAACAAAAACCAGTTGTTACCGTAATTTCTTTTACATTGTTTGGTGCAATAGGCAAACCACAAGCAGAAGCAGTAAAACAATAGCTCAATATCACTCAGAAGTTGAATTGTGAACAGAACAGAGAACGACGTTTACCACAAGAATGTTGATCAAGAGTTAATATGCTGTGCATAATAGTTGTAAGAATATATGCTAATAATAGAAAGAACCATTAGATAGAAAGAGAACACGCATCAATTTCTAACAAAAGTCACCTTG
This window harbors:
- the LOC122724079 gene encoding glycogen synthase-like, which produces MNIEQPNSMCDQDSYKSKQLGTVLEPEDDSDVLIEGKNVYKSFGDKDVLRGVSFKVGGLGDVVTGLGKALKKRGHLVEIILPKYDCMQYDGLPVYFIEPQHPDKFFWRGQFYGEHDDFYRFSFFSRAALELLLQAGKKPDIIAMTNLKFASALIFLQCMIIHFTTTENYMNGSFDSLFGVFLNICYFLCECASNPRSLSYFIEYLGCITRMVPQKGVHLFLLLCQFQAYSSGQILLVYLFISFVEGI